From Haemorhous mexicanus isolate bHaeMex1 chromosome 1, bHaeMex1.pri, whole genome shotgun sequence, one genomic window encodes:
- the GGH gene encoding gamma-glutamyl hydrolase gives MGRLAGLGGAAAAALLLALLRCGSAASVAGRDRPAGRNDRPIIGILSQECHFDEYQRFGRSYIAASYVKFVESAGARAVPIRLNLTDEDYDKIFHSINGVLLPGGGVDLRTSEYSRVAKIFYHKALEANDKGDYFPIWGTCLGHEELTYLTSGEILLVHTKTNGFSLPLNFTTAAKGSKMFRSFPDDVLYALATEPLTSNFHVWSLSMENFTNNEKLRNFYKVLTTNTDDEVEFISTMEAYKYPIYGMQWHPEKSPFEWKDSPGIPHSPSAVRAAYYMADFFVNEARKSMHHFSSEEEETKELIYNYNPVYTGPFSAFQQTYFFD, from the exons ATGGGGCGCCTGGCAGGGCTCGGTggcgccgcggccgccgcgctCCTCCTGGCGCTGCTGCGCTGCGGCTCCGCCGCCTCCGTGGCGGGGCGCGACCGCCCGGCGGGGCGCAATGACAGACCCATCATCG GGATATTGTCACAGGAATGTCACTTTGATGAGTACCAGCGATTTGGAAGATCTTATATTGCGGCTTCATATGTGAAATTTGTGGAATCTGCAGGTGCTCGAGCTGTGCCTATaag ATTGAATCTTACTGATGAAGACTATGATAAAATCTTCCACTCTATTAATGG GGTTCTTCTTCCTGGAGGTGGTGTGGATCTTAGGACTTCAGAGTATTCAAGGGTTGCTAAGATATTTTACCACAAGGCCTTGGAG GCCAACGATAAAGGAGATTATTTCCCAATATGGGGAACATGTCTTGGACACGAAGAGCTTACATATCTCACAAGTGGTGAAATTTTACTTGTTCATACCAAGACAAATGGTTTTTCACTCCCTCTGAACTTTACCACAG CTGCAAAAGGCAGTAAAATGTTCAGGAGTTTCCCTGATGATGTATTATATGCACTTGCTACCGAGCCATTGACATCAAACTTTCATGTATGGAGCCTCTCCATGGAg AATTTCACCAATAATGAAAAACTTCGTAATTTCTATAAAGTTCTGACCACTAACACTGATGATGAAGTGGAGTTTATATCTACCATGGAAG CATACAAATATCCAATTTATGGCATGCAATGGCATCCAGAGAAAAGCCCTTTTGAGTGGAAGGATTCTCCAGGCATTCCGCATTCTCCATCTGCTGTAAGGGCAGCGTATTATATGGCTGATTTCTTCGTTAATGAAG CCAGGAAGAGCATGCACCATTTCTCCAgtgaagaagaggaaacaaaagaatTGATCTACAATTATAATCCAGTTTATACAGGAccattttctgcatttcagcaAACCTATTTTTTTGATTGA